The Saimiri boliviensis isolate mSaiBol1 chromosome 10, mSaiBol1.pri, whole genome shotgun sequence genomic sequence ccccagtgtgtagtggtcccctccctgtgtccatgtgttctcattgttcaacacccacctatgagtgagaatatacggtgtttgattttctgctcttgtgtcagtttgctgagaatgatggtttccaggttcatccatgtcatttCAATGCAAACAGTAACTTATAGTTTGATTTGGTTGATTAATAATTGGAGTGATGCTAAGATTTACACATTTCATAGAATCTCAACTCTGACATCAGATATCACATTTTACAGGGAAAGCACTGTTTTCCCCCAGTATATGACAGTGAGTAAATAATAACTGGGATCTTTAACTATAACCTAGGAGTCCTGAGTTCTAGTCTAATGACCATTCTCAAAATTATCATTAACTTTTTGAGTATAATAAACAGCAAGCTGCAGAATAAATTGCACATACCAAAGAGTAAGCAACAAAACAAATGGCACATGCTGTACAATATGCAAAACAACAGAATTAGCAATCTGAGACACAAccgaatacaaaataaaacacacagttTTGTTTTGATTAAGGTTCTTTTTAGGCAATTTGCTTCAGCCAAGGCTATATAACTTCTCTGAGTTGCCATGTACTTCATCAGGCTCTCTCTGAAATTCTTTAATCTTTCATCTGACCCCACAGGTCCACATTCAAGCCTCTGGACTAGGCTGTACAGCTCATTGGTATAGTGATCACCATTTTTCTCCATCAACAGATCCTCAATCAAGTCCATTAGCCCCTTCACTTGGTCATCCCAATTGCTCCCTTCAGCATGGTTATTAAAGGCACAGATTCGCCCACCACATGCTGCCACCAGCTTGCTTAGGGCTTTGTTATCTGAGTCACTCACGTAATCCATCAAGGAGCCACCATTGAGGTCTTCCTTGTGGGTAAAGAGGACAATTGTGTGTCCCATGGCATCCTCCCCAAAGATCTCCTTCACCCTCTGTGCAGCCTCCTGGTCCTGTGAGGTATAGCGGCCCAGCTGAGTCACCAGGAGCAGCACGTGGGGTCCTGGTGCAGAGAGCCAGTAGCATCTCTGCACTTCTTTGTACAGGGATTCAGAGTGATCCTTCCCAGAAAACATATCGGGTGTGTCAATGATGACCATCTCTCTATTTCCACAGCTTCCCCGACTTTTGCTGCAAGTCTTAGTCAAGGTCTGGGAACTCAGCTTTGATTCAAATGCTTGCTTCCTGAGGATGCTGTTCCCTGTAGCACTTTTGCCGGTTCCTGTTTTGCCCACCAGGATGATAATCAGCTCAGATCTGCTGGCACATTGGCCCTTTATAAGTGGTCCTGTAACGAGCAAGTGGACTGTGTTATCACTACATTGGCCATGGCAGTGGAATATTTTTACTAATAAGGAAGTATTCTCTGTCACATAAAAAGATACTCTCAGAATCTATTTCACGTATGAAATGAAAGCTAACTTCTCTAGGACTGCAGGGCGTTGCCATGTTGGAGACTAGGAAAACATACTTGGGCATGAGATGGATTAGAAACATTTCTCATCATGTAATGCTTGCCTCAATCATTCAGTCCTGAGTCTCTAGAAGAAACGTTTTCTGGAGATCAGAGTTGTGTAGGCAAGGCCATGGGTTCCATCTCAATGTGGGCCAGGTGACCTGGCTCTGTTACATGGCCAGAGGTTGCTCCTCTGACCTTGGCTGGGCAGAGTGGGGTCATGACTAACAGGGAAGCAGCTGGACCAGCAAAATAGTTGAATGAGCAatgtaagattatttttattaatgaagaaACAACTGATATCGCATAAAGGATATAATAATTTTGCTTAGAAAGGATGGCATAAGTCTTGTATAAAATAGTCGTGGAACATGGTAaacttccctctctccttccccatttCCCTTCAACGTGGGTAAGGTTCTGGGGAGAGGAGTGAATGGAGACAGAGGTATGAAGGAGCTTGAGGCTTTAGGGAAAAATGTGTTTCTGACACATAAAAGGGGGAAGACATAGGAGCCATGGTGCCATTTCTGCTGGCCCACACGGCAGTGAAAGGAATGACTTGTCTAGGGTGGGTTCATGGAAGAATCAAGATGCAGCTTTGTAGTCGAGAGAGGAGAGATTTAACTTGCAAGGCAGGGGTGACTCTGGTTCCTGAGGGTTAACCCCTTGATTCCTCTACTGTAAGAGAGGAACATCTGACCTATATGAATGAAATGGAATACCATGATAACAGACGAATCTTTCTGAGGGGAATTTCCAAACAAAGACTCTCCTGCTAAGCCCATTGCCTGTTGGGGTTTAGCTGTTCTTTACTGTCATGTTGCAGAGAGAAAGTTGGAGAAAGAAAGTCTACATTGACTACAGAATATCAGAGCTTAGAAGAAACTTAGATTGTGTGAAGAAAATGAGCTTTCTGAGAGGCAGCATGCAGTGGTGAAGAATAAAGACTCTGAAGCTGGATTGCTTAGTTTTAATTGTCTTTCCATTGCTAGTCATATGATGTTGGACAACTGATTAATTTCTCTGCATCTGGAGAAGGTGATGGTTTATTCCATGTGGTGGTGTtctaaggattaaataagttaatatatgtaaagagcTTAAAAGGCTGCTGGTGCACTTGAGCACTTAGTGAAAATTAAGCTAGGATTGTTTTTAGCAACCTCCTTATAGAGGAGGCAAGTTGTATGCAGGGATTAAGTAACTTGGACAAAGTCAACCATATAGTTAATGAAATctaccatttactgagcacttttaATGTGCCAGGATCTGCGCCAAGTGGTTTAACTGCATTACCTAATTTACTCCTCCTAGCAGTAGTATGAGTTAGGGTTAGGTGCTGCAATGCCCACCAGGGGTTCAAATGACCTCTCGGGCTCACAGGACTGTCAATGGGCCTCACTGGGACATTAGTCTACTCAGAAGAATGGAAGCCTTAGCTTGCCAGAGGGACAATGTTGGGCCTTCCACGCAGTGGAAGTTTACGAAGCAATTCATGGAACACTGCTAACGGTCACCTGGGGATACCCCAGGACAAGGAGATGACTCACAGGAGCCAGTGTCTCTTGTAGCAACTCTGGGGCTTAGCTTCCAGATTCCCTGCAAGGAACATGAGAGTTACAAGAGTCACTCTGGCTCAGGGAAGTTCAAAACATAGCTTCGTAGCATGTATTTCTAGTTCTTCCAGTAGAGATATAATTCACCCATCAAGAGAAGTTTTCCACTGTAAGCAAATATTCTAATAATGTTGCAGACATTTTACTCTTATTAAATTACTAGATAATCTGAGCTAAAACGTTTAACCAAAGGTTAAATTCTCAGGCAGAAAGGGAAAGGGTTTGTTAACCTTTTTATCCACTGGTTCCTTTTATTCACCTTAATTGATACATAAATCTGCAACTTGCCCAAGAACTTAGGGCTGTTGAAATTAACCAGTTTTGTGAATGACAAGCTGGCATTCAAACTTGCCCGTTTTCTTCCTATGCCTGAAGTATTAGTGCTTTGCCACGCTGCCACGCCAACCGTTGCTgcatatatttaagtattttctctTCCAGCCAAACTGGCCAGAATTCATGGACGTTTTATCTTATTTCCTGTGCGCCCAGTGAAGTTACGACCTCACCGTAGACATGCAGTAGACACTTTTACTTAAAAGGAAGGAGGCTTTACATTACAAACTTCTATATTCTGAAAACAGCAGCCAAGCAGCTCCTGATACACCTTGCTGGAGCTTGCTTAGAGGTGGCCAAACTGTACCTCTGACCTTCCTCTCACCTATGAAAACAGAAATCGAGGGAGTCACTGAAAGGAACCGGGAACCGGTGGGAGTCCTGAATTGCTGGCCTCCTAGAGAGTGCTGCCTCATTCTCTCCCGTGGGGAGGGTATAGGGAAGAGAATTCTCTCCATCCAAAGCCAAGTAAGAGGGCCTCTAAAACAACCACTCGTAAATTCTGGGCATGTCACCGAAGTAGAGAGATAGGTAGGTCCTTTCCCAGATGGGTGTCTGCTGAATGACAGCAACTGGTAGGCCTATCCAAGTGCAGCATAGCAAAGAGAAGTCTTGAGAAAATTTTTGAGGGAAGTAAGATGTTACCTGGACTCCGGAGACATGTATAAACATGGAAATTGGTGTCTATTTCCTTTCTggagaattttaaatttagaaggCTGACTAGAGCCACCTAGGACACCAGGATAAGGAGAAAGCAGCAATGGCTTAAGGGGTTTCCCATGGACAGAGGAGATCCTACAGAAAATAACTAGGCACAGCTGCCTTGATGAGGCGCTGCCCAAAGGCCTGCCTTGTATGGCAAGGGGAGTAATAGTAAGGGTAAGAGGAGGCCAAGGGTGCCACGAGGGTGGGAGCAGAGGTCTAGTTGGAGAAGTCAGCCAGAGAGTGCACAGCCTCTGGTGAGAGGCGTGCAGTGCATCAGCCCCGTGGAGCCGCCACGGAGTCCTTGCACAGTGGAGGGCATCTGCTGTAATGGGGCGTGGGATGGCGGTGAGGACCAGCCAGGAGAAGACTGCAAAGACAATGGGACGCAAGCACTCCACCTCCTTCCTTCAGTCGCCCATCTGCCCAATGCGGAAGGAGGAACTGGCATGGGGGTTGCGGAGGCAGAgctggaagggagaggaggactTTTGGAAGGTCCTAGAGCTCAGGCTGAGGCTGAGTTCGAGGAAGGAGAAACTCAAATTGAGTGTAAGTTTGATGTTAAATGTCACTGAACACTACAACACCTGATATGTATGTCACAGTGACAATAGACTGTTTCAGTCTGTATTAACCAGAAAGGCAACTGCCTGAGGTGGCATCAATAAATCAAGattgtggctgggcgcagtggctcacgcctgtaatcccagcactttgggaggccgaggtgggaggatcacttgaggtctggagtttgagatcagcctggccaacatggtgaaaccccatctctaccaaaaatacaaaaattagccaggcgtggtggcacgtgcctgtaatctcagctactccggaggctgaggcagaagaatcgcttgaagccaagaTGGAGGTGATCTCactagccgagatcatgccactgcattccagcctgtgccaTAGACTGAGGCTCAGTCACCCCGTCCCCATGCCCCCCAAAAAGAGATTAAGATTACATAATAGGAGGCAGttctgggaggaaaaaaagttGTTTCTCATTTGGATCTCAGAGTTCAGCTTGTTCAGTAAACAAGTTCCAGACACAATGAAGTGAGAGACCCCTATTTCTCACAGGTGAGGGTTAAGTGTGAAGGGAACTTGGAAAGGGGGGAGATCTGGGCTCTTCTTGATGTAAGAGACTGAAGAAAGGCCTGGTGATGGGCAGAGAGTGAGGAGGAAGGAGTGGGAAAGGGGAGGtcaagacacacagagagagaagccCATACCATACAGATAGAGAGCAGAAACAGgtgcaggaagaagagagagagagaggacaagggaagggaagggaatgagagagagaggcagCGAGACAAAGAATCTAtagaaatgagagagaaggaggagaagactGGTAAGAGAAGGAATATTTCAAAGAGATCTGAAAGATCTGTGCATAAAGGAAAAGCCTGGATGCATATTTTGGATCCTGTGAATATCTCAACAATtttcaggccgggtgcagcagctcatgcctgtaatcccagcaattggggagaccgaggtgggcagatcataggtaggagttcaagaccagcctgaccaatatggtgaaaccccatctctactaaaaataccaaaaaaaaaaaaaaaaaaaaaaaaaggatttagccgggtgtgatggctggcacctttagtcccagctactcaggaggctgaggcaggagaatcgcttgaacccaagaggtggaggttgcagtgagccaagatcgcaccactttactccagcctgggtgacagagtgacattgtctcaaaacaaacaaacaatcaaacaaacgaAACAAAAACCCCCTACAATTTGCAGCTGTTGGTGGTGTTAGTAGTTGCGGAAGTTAGAATAAGATCCCTCACCCTTTTTAATTTTGTCCCAACAtcataagacacacacacacacacacacacacacacacacacacacaagtcacTTCCTTACCTGAGTGACTGCGTTCAATTTGGTCCATTGGTGCCCCTAAGGGACAGAGAGACAAAAAACTTATTTTCCAGTTCTAAATCATGAAAGatccttat encodes the following:
- the GIMAP2 gene encoding GTPase IMAP family member 2; the encoded protein is MRFVKCLLLQGSGVHVQMVQDCYGEVYEVAEEMKLSYKVSGLNREPAVSFDSKSGAPMDQIERSHSGPLIKGQCASRSELIIILVGKTGTGKSATGNSILRKQAFESKLSSQTLTKTCSKSRGSCGNREMVIIDTPDMFSGKDHSESLYKEVQRCYWLSAPGPHVLLLVTQLGRYTSQDQEAAQRVKEIFGEDAMGHTIVLFTHKEDLNGGSLMDYVSDSDNKALSKLVAACGGRICAFNNHAEGSNWDDQVKGLMDLIEDLLMEKNGDHYTNELYSLVQRLECGPVGSDERLKNFRESLMKYMATQRSYIALAEANCLKRTLIKTKLCVLFCIRLCLRLLILLFCILYSMCHLFCCLLFGMCNLFCSLLFIILKKLMIILRMVIRLELRTPRL